The Congregibacter litoralis KT71 genome contains a region encoding:
- the xdhC gene encoding xanthine dehydrogenase accessory protein XdhC, translating into MSMRADGHWSEGVRECESLGHPYVIVTMLGVRGSTPRDAGTKMVVSTHEFCGTIGGGELEFRALHRARNLLGDGIAGQWVENFPLGEKLGQCCGGSTSLLFEHFVPAFQPLYLFGAGHVGRALAPVLAPLPLKMRWVDARTHEFPDTLPTGVEALHPEEPVDVVKTAPPGSYFLIMTHQHPLDYALMEAALQREDAAYIGVIGSDSKWRRFKLRLEHRGFPSDVISTIHCPIGLSKVPGKRPAEIAVSVAAEVIAHYHARQAEVTGNPGPGWKQLQAQLKASQSSLATSDVIAGTAPDPDSSPRGELSPRPADTHSTKVK; encoded by the coding sequence ATGAGCATGCGGGCAGACGGACACTGGAGCGAGGGGGTCCGCGAGTGTGAATCCCTGGGCCACCCCTATGTGATTGTGACCATGCTGGGTGTTCGGGGATCGACACCCCGGGACGCCGGCACCAAAATGGTCGTTAGCACTCACGAATTCTGCGGCACCATTGGCGGCGGAGAGCTGGAGTTCCGCGCCTTACACCGCGCGCGGAATCTTCTGGGCGATGGCATCGCCGGCCAATGGGTAGAGAACTTTCCCCTGGGAGAAAAACTGGGCCAATGTTGTGGCGGGAGCACGAGCCTGCTGTTTGAGCACTTCGTGCCGGCATTCCAGCCGCTGTACCTTTTCGGTGCGGGACACGTGGGGCGCGCCCTCGCGCCAGTGCTGGCTCCCCTGCCGCTTAAGATGCGCTGGGTGGACGCCCGCACCCATGAGTTCCCCGACACCCTGCCAACGGGTGTGGAAGCGCTCCATCCCGAGGAACCCGTGGATGTGGTCAAAACCGCGCCTCCCGGCAGCTACTTTCTTATCATGACCCATCAGCATCCCCTGGACTATGCGCTGATGGAGGCGGCCCTTCAGCGGGAGGATGCTGCTTACATCGGTGTGATCGGCTCGGACAGCAAGTGGCGACGCTTCAAACTTCGCCTCGAGCACCGCGGCTTTCCTTCGGACGTCATTTCGACAATTCACTGCCCCATAGGTCTGTCCAAGGTTCCCGGGAAGCGTCCCGCCGAAATCGCGGTATCGGTAGCGGCGGAAGTCATCGCGCACTATCATGCGCGCCAGGCCGAGGTAACCGGCAACCCGGGACCCGGCTGGAAGCAACTCCAGGCGCAATTGAAAGCCTCTCAAAGCAGCCTCGCGACCAGTGATGTAATTGCCGGCACGGCGCCAGACCCCGACAGCAGTCCCCGTGGAGAACTCTCACCGCGACCCGCGGATACTCACAGTACAAAGGTAAAGTAA
- the xdhB gene encoding xanthine dehydrogenase molybdopterin binding subunit, with product MTDSSAATGRNHAGPRGSAGQGVAHESAAKHVSGEAIYIDDMMAPKGTLHAYVGLSTIAHGVVNEMSLAAVKNAPGVVDVITRDDIPGITDIGPVFPGDPLMVGLGDTVEFHGQVLFAVAATSYAAARKAAQLAKIEYSPLPACLSIEDGLAAKSFVRPAHFQRRGDAERGLENAAHRMQGELQIGGQEQMYLEGQASLCVPEEDGGMLVYSSTQNPTEGQKLVAEVLGVDFHQVTVDTRRMGGAFGGKETHANQWACLAAILARRTGRAVKLRLARADDMRATGKRHHFLSRYDVGFDDEGQIQALDLMLAGGCGMSPDLSDAIVDRAMFHCDNAYYLPDVAVAGHRVKTHTVSNTAFRGFGGPQGMVAIEDIIDAIARKTGMDPLDVRKKNLYTSAGGRDVTHYGQTIEQHVLPQIIERLEQTSDYHARREAIRAFNADSTVIKKGLALTPVKFGISFTAKHLNQAGALIHVYTDGSIQLNHGGTEMGQGLYTKVAQVVARELQVDIACIRCTATRTDKVPNTSPTAASSGSDINGMAALNAARKIRYRLTKFACEHFDVSEDAVVFAPNEVQVGAQSFTFAELVNLAYHQRISLSATGFYRTPKIHYDRATATGRPFYYYANGACVSEVQVDTLTGEYRVERVDICHDVGNSLNPAIDIGQIEGGFIQGMGWLTNEELAWDDAGRLSTTGPATYKIPAIGDTPAIFNVELLPDSPNAEATIFRSKAVGEPPLMLAISVWSAIRDAVASLGNYRVHPKLDTPATPERVLLACESLRKSARERIE from the coding sequence ATGACTGATTCCAGCGCAGCAACAGGCCGTAACCATGCGGGACCCAGGGGCTCTGCCGGTCAGGGAGTAGCGCACGAAAGCGCGGCAAAGCACGTCTCCGGCGAAGCGATCTATATTGACGACATGATGGCACCGAAGGGCACGCTCCACGCCTATGTCGGACTGTCCACCATCGCCCACGGCGTAGTAAACGAGATGTCCCTCGCGGCGGTCAAAAACGCCCCGGGGGTTGTAGATGTCATCACCCGGGACGACATTCCCGGCATTACCGATATTGGACCCGTCTTCCCCGGCGACCCTCTGATGGTGGGTCTGGGCGACACGGTGGAGTTTCATGGTCAGGTGCTGTTTGCCGTCGCAGCCACCAGTTACGCCGCCGCGCGCAAAGCCGCTCAGCTGGCAAAGATTGAGTATTCTCCCCTCCCCGCCTGCTTAAGTATCGAAGACGGATTGGCAGCAAAGAGTTTTGTGCGGCCGGCGCATTTTCAGCGCCGCGGCGATGCAGAGCGCGGTCTGGAAAACGCCGCCCACCGTATGCAGGGCGAACTGCAAATCGGCGGTCAGGAGCAAATGTACCTCGAGGGACAGGCCTCGCTCTGTGTTCCGGAAGAAGACGGCGGCATGCTGGTGTATTCGTCCACACAGAATCCCACGGAGGGACAGAAGCTCGTGGCCGAGGTCCTCGGCGTGGACTTTCATCAGGTGACGGTGGACACGCGCCGCATGGGCGGCGCTTTTGGCGGCAAGGAGACCCATGCCAATCAATGGGCCTGCCTGGCAGCGATATTAGCCCGGCGCACCGGTCGCGCCGTAAAACTTCGCCTCGCCCGGGCCGACGATATGCGCGCTACGGGAAAACGGCACCACTTCCTGAGCCGCTATGACGTGGGCTTCGACGATGAGGGTCAGATTCAGGCGCTTGATCTTATGCTCGCCGGCGGCTGCGGCATGTCACCGGACCTCTCGGACGCTATTGTGGATCGGGCAATGTTCCACTGTGACAACGCCTACTACCTCCCCGACGTCGCCGTGGCGGGACACCGGGTCAAAACCCACACCGTGTCGAACACCGCTTTCCGCGGTTTTGGCGGCCCCCAGGGCATGGTGGCCATCGAGGACATCATTGACGCCATCGCGCGCAAGACGGGCATGGATCCCCTGGATGTCCGCAAAAAGAATCTCTATACCTCTGCCGGAGGTCGCGATGTCACCCACTACGGACAGACCATAGAGCAACACGTATTGCCGCAAATTATCGAGCGTTTGGAACAAACCTCGGACTACCACGCTCGCCGCGAGGCTATTCGCGCCTTCAATGCCGACAGCACCGTGATCAAAAAAGGGCTGGCCCTGACGCCGGTGAAATTCGGGATCTCGTTTACGGCGAAGCATCTCAATCAGGCGGGGGCCCTGATCCACGTTTACACCGATGGCAGTATCCAGCTGAATCACGGTGGCACCGAGATGGGCCAGGGCTTGTACACCAAGGTTGCGCAGGTTGTTGCCCGGGAATTGCAGGTGGACATCGCCTGCATACGATGCACTGCGACTCGTACGGACAAGGTCCCCAACACTTCCCCGACGGCAGCCTCCTCCGGGAGCGACATCAATGGCATGGCCGCGCTAAATGCAGCAAGGAAAATTCGCTACCGCCTCACAAAATTTGCCTGCGAACATTTCGACGTGAGCGAAGACGCCGTCGTTTTTGCACCCAATGAGGTACAGGTTGGCGCTCAGTCCTTCACCTTTGCCGAGCTGGTCAACCTCGCCTACCACCAGCGTATTTCCCTGTCAGCTACGGGTTTTTATCGCACGCCAAAAATACACTACGACCGCGCCACCGCCACGGGCCGACCGTTTTACTACTACGCGAATGGTGCCTGTGTGTCTGAGGTCCAGGTTGATACGCTCACGGGCGAATATCGCGTCGAACGCGTGGATATCTGCCACGACGTCGGGAACTCCCTCAATCCTGCCATTGATATCGGTCAGATCGAAGGCGGTTTTATTCAGGGCATGGGCTGGCTGACGAACGAAGAGTTGGCCTGGGATGACGCAGGTCGCCTGAGCACGACAGGCCCTGCGACCTACAAGATACCGGCCATTGGAGACACGCCGGCAATCTTCAACGTAGAGCTGCTACCCGACAGCCCCAATGCCGAGGCTACGATATTTCGGTCCAAAGCCGTGGGCGAGCCGCCCCTGATGCTGGCCATCTCCGTGTGGTCAGCGATACGCGATGCCGTGGCAAGTCTCGGCAACTATCGCGTACATCCAAAGCTCGATACGCCAGCAACTCCCGAGCGGGTCCTTCTCGCTTGCGAGAGCCTGAGAAAGTCTGCCCGGGAGAGGATTGAATGA